A genome region from Macadamia integrifolia cultivar HAES 741 unplaced genomic scaffold, SCU_Mint_v3 scaffold1584, whole genome shotgun sequence includes the following:
- the LOC122064257 gene encoding agamous-like MADS-box protein MADS3 isoform X2, giving the protein MGRGRVELKRIENKINRQVTFSKRRNGLLKKAYELSVLCDAEVALIVFSSRGKLYEFGSAGMNKTLERYQRCCYTPQDTSAADRETQSWYQEVSKLKAKYESLQRSQRHLLGEDLGPLSVKELQNLEKQLEGALTQARQRKTQMMLEQMEELRRKERYLGDINKQLKNKLVELEAEGHGSLRAIQCSWDSTSVIGNSTFTTHPSQSNPMDCEPTLQIGYHHFVTPEGTTIPRNVSGESNFIHGWVL; this is encoded by the exons atggggaggGGACGTGTGGAGCTGAAGAGGATCGAGAACAAGATTAATCGTCAGGTAACCTTCTCCAAACGGAGAAACGGTTTGCTTAAGAAAGCTTACGAGCTTTCTGTGCTTTGTGATGCTGAGGTTGCTCTCATCGTCTTCTCCAGTCGCGGCAAGCTCTATGAGTTTGGAAGCGCCGG TATGAACAAAACACTTGAGCGCTACCAAAGATGCTGTTACACTCCTCAAGACACCAGTGCTGCTGATCGTGAAACTCag AGCTGGTACCAGGAAGTCTCCAAGTTGAAGGCAAAATATGAATCTCTTCAACGCTCACAGAG GCATTTGCTTGGGGAGGATCTTGGTCCACTTAGTGTGAAAGAGCTGCAAAATCTTGAGAAACAGCTTGAAGGAGCTCTGACGCAAGCAAGGCAACGAAAG ACACAAATGATGCTTGAACAAATGGAAGAACTCCGCCGAAAG GAGCGTTATCTTGGAGACATAAACAAGCAGCTCAAAAATAAG TTGGTTGAGCTTGAAGCTGAAGGACATGGCTCTCTTAGAGCCATTCAATGCTCCTGGGATTCTACTTCAGTGATTGGAAACAGCACTTTTACTACACACCCTTCTCAGTCCAACCCCATGGACTGTGAACCCACCTTACAAATAGg GTACCACCACTTTGTTACACCAGAAGGAACAACCATTCCTCGGAATGTATCTGGTGAGAGTAACTTCATCCATGGATGGGTCCTCTGA
- the LOC122064257 gene encoding agamous-like MADS-box protein MADS3 isoform X1: MGRGRVELKRIENKINRQVTFSKRRNGLLKKAYELSVLCDAEVALIVFSSRGKLYEFGSAGMNKTLERYQRCCYTPQDTSAADRETQSWYQEVSKLKAKYESLQRSQRHLLGEDLGPLSVKELQNLEKQLEGALTQARQRKTQMMLEQMEELRRKERYLGDINKQLKNKLVELEAEGHGSLRAIQCSWDSTSVIGNSTFTTHPSQSNPMDCEPTLQIGAGTTTLLHQKEQPFLGMYLVRVTSSMDGSSELSGKLSKRPKTISLNICCG; the protein is encoded by the exons atggggaggGGACGTGTGGAGCTGAAGAGGATCGAGAACAAGATTAATCGTCAGGTAACCTTCTCCAAACGGAGAAACGGTTTGCTTAAGAAAGCTTACGAGCTTTCTGTGCTTTGTGATGCTGAGGTTGCTCTCATCGTCTTCTCCAGTCGCGGCAAGCTCTATGAGTTTGGAAGCGCCGG TATGAACAAAACACTTGAGCGCTACCAAAGATGCTGTTACACTCCTCAAGACACCAGTGCTGCTGATCGTGAAACTCag AGCTGGTACCAGGAAGTCTCCAAGTTGAAGGCAAAATATGAATCTCTTCAACGCTCACAGAG GCATTTGCTTGGGGAGGATCTTGGTCCACTTAGTGTGAAAGAGCTGCAAAATCTTGAGAAACAGCTTGAAGGAGCTCTGACGCAAGCAAGGCAACGAAAG ACACAAATGATGCTTGAACAAATGGAAGAACTCCGCCGAAAG GAGCGTTATCTTGGAGACATAAACAAGCAGCTCAAAAATAAG TTGGTTGAGCTTGAAGCTGAAGGACATGGCTCTCTTAGAGCCATTCAATGCTCCTGGGATTCTACTTCAGTGATTGGAAACAGCACTTTTACTACACACCCTTCTCAGTCCAACCCCATGGACTGTGAACCCACCTTACAAATAGg TGCAGGTACCACCACTTTGTTACACCAGAAGGAACAACCATTCCTCGGAATGTATCTGGTGAGAGTAACTTCATCCATGGATGGGTCCTCTGAACTCTCAGGCAAACTCAGCAAAAGACCAAAAACTATAAGCTTGAATATATGCTGTGGATAA